The Fortiea contorta PCC 7126 genome has a segment encoding these proteins:
- a CDS encoding YcjF family protein, whose translation MVVKLQRPILVGGLGLSFSLWMLQSWHDSIVQVSELGLLSALAVGGGLWLYQQNRSKNSLEQLDDIVVDRATVESAIAKIEAVINQLAQEAENHPALATLREQVTQLLLELDRQTIRLAVTGGKSVGKTTLIQILKENIETLHLKSLNFQETAPLFREAGETSDADVFAQLQESDFVLFLTNGDLTDSEFQTIQQLKAANQPLMLVFNKQDQYLPDERASLLMSLQQRMQEHVVATATSPIPVKVRKHQADGSVQEWMEKPAPDIQQLTQRLSEVLAQQSEKLVWVTTMRKAKLLQTEAKNWLNQTRCDRATPIIEQYQWIAAAAAFANPVPALDILATAAINAQMVMDLGNIYQQKFSLEQAQTVAGTMGSLMLKLGLVELSTKAISTVLKSNAVTFVAGGAVQGVSAAYLTRVAGLSLVEYFQQQEIAVDTGTGLNWDKLRQTMQNVFQRNQQMASLQGFVKQGVKRLLPEAQPVETVG comes from the coding sequence ATAGTTGTGAAGTTGCAGCGACCAATTCTAGTGGGAGGATTGGGACTATCCTTTTCCCTGTGGATGTTACAAAGTTGGCACGATTCCATCGTGCAGGTAAGTGAGTTGGGTTTATTGAGTGCTTTAGCAGTTGGTGGTGGTTTATGGCTATACCAACAAAATCGCTCTAAAAATAGTTTAGAGCAGCTAGATGATATAGTCGTAGATCGAGCAACAGTAGAAAGTGCGATCGCAAAAATCGAAGCCGTAATTAACCAACTAGCACAAGAAGCCGAAAACCATCCAGCTTTAGCAACACTACGAGAACAAGTTACCCAGTTACTCCTAGAGTTAGATAGACAAACAATTCGACTAGCAGTGACCGGAGGAAAATCGGTGGGTAAAACCACCTTGATACAAATCCTCAAAGAAAATATCGAGACTTTACATCTCAAGTCTCTGAATTTTCAAGAAACAGCGCCTTTGTTTAGAGAAGCCGGGGAAACATCAGACGCAGATGTTTTCGCTCAATTGCAAGAATCTGATTTTGTCCTATTTTTAACCAACGGTGATTTGACAGATTCAGAATTTCAAACAATACAGCAACTCAAAGCAGCAAATCAGCCGTTAATGCTGGTATTCAATAAACAAGACCAGTATTTACCAGACGAGCGTGCTAGTCTTTTAATGTCATTGCAACAGCGGATGCAGGAACATGTAGTGGCGACTGCAACATCTCCTATTCCTGTGAAAGTGCGGAAACATCAAGCAGATGGTTCTGTACAAGAGTGGATGGAAAAACCAGCACCAGATATCCAGCAGTTGACACAGCGATTGAGTGAAGTTTTAGCACAGCAATCAGAAAAGCTGGTGTGGGTAACAACCATGCGGAAAGCTAAATTATTGCAAACTGAGGCGAAAAACTGGTTAAATCAAACTCGGTGCGATCGCGCTACCCCAATTATTGAACAATATCAGTGGATAGCTGCTGCTGCTGCCTTTGCTAACCCAGTACCAGCACTCGATATCCTGGCCACTGCAGCTATTAATGCCCAGATGGTAATGGATTTAGGTAATATTTATCAGCAGAAATTTTCCTTAGAACAAGCACAAACTGTAGCGGGAACAATGGGAAGTTTGATGCTGAAACTGGGTTTAGTCGAACTTTCTACAAAAGCTATCAGTACCGTTCTCAAAAGTAACGCTGTCACTTTCGTAGCCGGCGGTGCAGTGCAGGGTGTGAGTGCAGCTTATCTCACCAGAGTAGCAGGTTTAAGTTTAGTTGAATATTTCCAACAGCAGGAAATAGCCGTAGATACTGGAACTGGTTTGAATTGGGATAAATTGCGCCAAACTATGCAAAATGTCTTTCAACGAAATCAGCAGATGGCTTCTTTGCAAGGTTTTGTTAAGCAGGGTGTGAAGCGTTTATTGCCAGAAGCGCAGCCAGTTGAAACTGTGGGATAA
- the recO gene encoding DNA repair protein RecO, with the protein MSRTYKATGINLKAQTLGESDRIVTILTREFGLIRVVAPGARKHNSSLGGRSGMFVVNELLIAQGRSLDKITQAQTLKTYPGLAKDLGKLAASQYLAEIVLCQALSEQPQEELYDLFNQHLEQLEALSSRDVASIFPILAHGVFRLLALAGLTPQVQLCCLTQRPLIPDLIEPNWQVGFSIPAGGTICLEAWENLRRERQKGRQINSPISPSASSPSYQTVVHQQEIPVISTRLSAMELAILQHLSPPEIMSVNAANHENWLSVEQILRQYTQYHLGRPIRSATLIDSYFSANYDATV; encoded by the coding sequence ATGAGTAGAACTTATAAAGCGACAGGAATTAATCTCAAAGCCCAGACCCTGGGTGAATCGGATAGAATAGTAACAATTTTGACAAGGGAGTTTGGTTTGATTCGAGTAGTTGCCCCTGGAGCACGTAAGCACAACTCTAGCCTGGGTGGTAGGAGTGGGATGTTTGTAGTCAATGAACTACTGATTGCCCAAGGGCGATCGCTCGATAAAATTACACAAGCACAAACGTTAAAAACTTATCCGGGTCTTGCTAAAGATTTGGGCAAATTAGCTGCTAGCCAGTATCTAGCAGAGATAGTCCTGTGTCAAGCTTTGAGTGAACAACCCCAAGAAGAACTTTATGACCTATTCAATCAACATTTAGAGCAACTAGAAGCATTATCCAGCAGAGATGTCGCCTCTATTTTCCCCATTCTGGCTCATGGAGTGTTTCGACTCCTAGCTTTGGCGGGATTGACACCCCAGGTACAACTTTGTTGCTTAACTCAGCGTCCCCTCATCCCAGATTTGATCGAGCCTAACTGGCAAGTAGGATTTAGTATCCCTGCTGGGGGAACAATTTGTTTAGAAGCTTGGGAAAATTTGCGCCGAGAGAGACAAAAGGGAAGACAAATAAATTCTCCTATCTCCCCAAGCGCCTCTAGCCCCAGTTACCAAACAGTTGTCCACCAGCAAGAAATACCTGTGATTTCTACTCGCTTAAGTGCTATGGAACTTGCTATACTCCAGCATCTATCGCCACCAGAGATAATGTCTGTGAATGCAGCCAATCATGAGAACTGGTTATCTGTTGAGCAGATTTTGCGCCAGTACACTCAGTATCATTTGGGTCGCCCTATTCGCTCCGCTACTTTGATAGATTCTTATTTTTCTGCCAACTATGATGCAACCGTCTGA
- a CDS encoding Cfr10I/Bse634I family restriction endonuclease, with amino-acid sequence MPNDTEWFTETSNGKFRINSRAIYRNLSSEIVTKLDQNLSVSEILDSIRTETSKAFREKYLQNPQVGALNKATGGWNELIATSLLSEIVLNINQQNGMCVVAFCMPNSKPQIEGADESYSNFFNLFSKNEFTNENNALAKIIPFKDNIFMPSPDYIIAVINNKINSKIVNSLLEKQARDPDSLALYNFLKGKLHIEEVKAAVSLKTSNRPDRRYQPLFEAAMIKAMGYVLQQRWRYYMVVSELTPTDRTIFTTAIAPHGVALEQNFNLVDGTYLYYRKADLVPLVLAAIQN; translated from the coding sequence ATGCCCAACGATACGGAATGGTTTACAGAAACGTCGAATGGTAAATTTCGCATTAACAGCAGGGCTATCTACAGAAATTTATCCTCTGAGATAGTGACTAAACTAGATCAAAATTTATCGGTGAGTGAAATTCTAGACTCAATCAGAACCGAAACCAGTAAAGCTTTTAGAGAAAAATATTTACAAAATCCTCAGGTAGGAGCACTCAATAAAGCTACAGGAGGATGGAATGAGTTAATAGCAACTAGTTTACTATCTGAGATTGTTTTGAATATCAATCAGCAAAATGGGATGTGCGTTGTTGCATTCTGTATGCCAAACTCAAAACCACAAATAGAGGGAGCCGATGAATCATATTCAAATTTTTTCAATTTATTTAGTAAGAATGAATTTACTAATGAAAATAATGCTTTAGCTAAAATTATACCTTTTAAAGATAATATATTTATGCCTAGCCCAGACTATATTATTGCTGTTATTAATAATAAAATAAATTCAAAAATTGTTAATTCATTGCTAGAAAAACAAGCAAGAGATCCAGATAGTTTAGCACTGTATAACTTCTTAAAAGGAAAGCTTCATATAGAAGAAGTAAAAGCCGCAGTTTCTCTCAAAACTTCAAATCGTCCAGATCGTCGCTACCAGCCTTTATTTGAAGCAGCCATGATTAAAGCGATGGGGTATGTATTACAGCAGCGTTGGCGATATTACATGGTTGTCAGTGAGTTAACTCCTACTGATAGAACTATATTTACTACAGCAATCGCTCCTCATGGTGTTGCACTTGAACAAAATTTTAATCTCGTAGATGGTACATATTTATATTATAGAAAAGCAGATTTAGTTCCATTGGTCTTAGCAGCCATTCAAAATTAA
- a CDS encoding asparaginase, whose translation MTMGKRTQAAALEVRLLREGLIESRHIVQAVVCDERARVLSVAGNSETASFVRSALKPFQALAITTTGTLERYHLSDRDLAIITSSHKGTVEQVRQVFNILWRADIDPTTLQCPIPEGKSSPLEYNCSGKHAGMLAVCQQRHWPLTNYLERKHPVQQLILGKVAELLRMPAAEFISAHDDCGAPTYLMQLGQMASLYALLAASNNLDMERIVRAMTHHPALVAGDGEFDTELMRLCPGELLSKAGAEGVQCIARLGEGMGLAIKVMDGAKRAKYAVAIHLLQQMGWISPSVAESLSEKFMIFGKYKRLEVVGELSLL comes from the coding sequence ATGACAATGGGAAAACGAACTCAAGCCGCAGCACTAGAAGTCAGGTTACTGCGCGAAGGTCTCATCGAATCCAGACACATAGTCCAGGCTGTTGTCTGTGACGAAAGAGCGCGAGTATTATCTGTCGCAGGTAATTCGGAAACAGCGTCCTTCGTGCGTTCAGCGCTCAAGCCTTTTCAGGCGCTGGCAATTACTACCACAGGCACATTGGAACGCTATCATTTGAGCGATCGCGATTTAGCGATTATTACTAGTTCCCACAAGGGAACCGTAGAGCAGGTAAGACAAGTATTTAACATTCTGTGGCGCGCCGATATTGACCCAACTACGCTTCAATGTCCCATCCCAGAAGGCAAGAGCAGTCCTCTAGAATACAATTGCTCTGGTAAACATGCAGGCATGTTAGCTGTTTGTCAGCAACGCCACTGGCCCCTGACTAACTACTTAGAACGCAAACATCCAGTCCAACAGTTAATTTTAGGCAAAGTAGCAGAATTACTGCGAATGCCTGCAGCAGAATTTATTAGTGCTCATGATGACTGCGGTGCGCCCACATATCTGATGCAACTCGGTCAAATGGCCTCCTTGTACGCTTTGCTAGCTGCTAGCAATAATCTAGATATGGAGCGCATTGTCCGAGCCATGACTCATCACCCGGCGCTGGTAGCAGGAGACGGCGAATTTGATACGGAACTCATGCGCCTGTGTCCTGGAGAACTACTCAGTAAAGCTGGTGCTGAAGGCGTCCAGTGCATCGCCAGACTCGGTGAAGGTATGGGATTAGCAATTAAAGTCATGGATGGAGCAAAGCGGGCAAAATATGCTGTTGCCATTCACCTACTCCAACAAATGGGCTGGATTAGTCCCAGCGTCGCCGAAAGCTTGTCAGAAAAATTTATGATCTTCGGTAAATACAAGCGTTTGGAAGTGGTGGGAGAATTATCGCTTTTATAG
- the rsfS gene encoding ribosome silencing factor gives MSDYFQGNLPLQSVSVTKSAVTSPQAESEQVSEELAVTIAEAASDRKAGDILLLKVTDVSYLADYFVLMTGYSRVQVRAIAEAIETKVESEWQRRPLRTAGKAEGSWVLQDYGEVIVHIMMPREREFYNLEAFWSHAERVELPKFDEGRSKPT, from the coding sequence ATGTCTGATTATTTCCAAGGAAATCTCCCATTACAATCTGTCTCTGTCACCAAGAGCGCGGTTACAAGTCCACAAGCCGAGAGCGAACAGGTGAGTGAGGAACTAGCTGTAACCATCGCCGAAGCTGCATCAGACCGCAAAGCAGGAGATATTTTGCTGTTGAAGGTGACAGACGTATCTTACCTAGCTGATTATTTCGTGCTGATGACTGGCTATTCTCGAGTACAGGTCAGGGCGATCGCCGAAGCTATTGAAACCAAAGTAGAGAGTGAATGGCAAAGACGCCCGTTGCGGACAGCAGGTAAAGCCGAAGGTAGCTGGGTACTGCAAGATTATGGGGAAGTGATAGTTCACATCATGATGCCCAGAGAACGGGAGTTTTATAACTTAGAGGCGTTTTGGTCACATGCAGAACGGGTGGAACTGCCAAAATTTGATGAGGGCCGGAGTAAACCAACATGA
- a CDS encoding MFS transporter, whose translation MQPSDLDTKILPLPPSYTKKQNRASDSIVPTRLSTISKATVSQINGQEMSPQDVSSELIKTDASPTDENRPDHQPLTTETNGKGNSTGNGVPKSAASGKEPPDAKEPDLDSTPTSSNVQQGFLPVLKNPNFLALWGGQVFCQLADKVYLVLMIGLINTQFQAGNQSISGWVSALMMAFTIPAVLFGSVAGVFVDRWPKKTVLVATNIWRGILVLAIPVLLWLTHDWQPLGMLPIGFLIILGVTFLVSTLTQFFAPAEQAAIPLVVQEQDLLSANSLYTTTMMASVIVGFAVGEPLLAFAGQLWRQLGGSGGLGREILVGGSYAIAGIILLLLVTNEKPHDPATEFPHVFADLRDGLRYLKANYRVRNALVQLTILFSVFAALTVLAVRMAEIIPPLKASQFGFLLAAGGVGIAGGATILGQFCQRFSYTRLSLCGCLGMAAALIGLSIFTTQLWIVLVLIALLGIFGALIGIPMQTTIQTETPPEMRGKVFGLQNNVINIALSLPLALAGVAETFVGLQAVFLGLAAIVFAGGIFTWYNSHQ comes from the coding sequence ATGCAACCGTCTGATTTGGATACAAAAATTCTACCTTTGCCACCAAGTTACACCAAAAAACAGAATAGGGCATCAGATTCTATAGTACCTACTCGCTTAAGTACTATTTCCAAGGCTACAGTCAGCCAAATAAATGGGCAAGAAATGTCTCCTCAAGACGTTTCTTCAGAACTAATCAAGACTGATGCTTCACCGACGGATGAAAACAGACCTGACCACCAACCGCTGACTACAGAAACAAACGGTAAAGGTAATTCTACTGGAAATGGTGTGCCAAAATCAGCTGCCTCAGGTAAAGAACCACCTGATGCCAAAGAACCTGATTTAGATAGTACGCCAACATCGAGTAATGTACAACAGGGGTTTTTACCTGTATTAAAAAATCCGAATTTCCTGGCTCTCTGGGGTGGTCAAGTTTTTTGCCAATTAGCTGATAAAGTTTATTTGGTGCTAATGATTGGTTTGATTAACACTCAGTTTCAAGCTGGCAATCAAAGCATCAGCGGTTGGGTATCAGCCTTGATGATGGCTTTTACAATTCCGGCCGTGCTATTTGGTTCGGTGGCTGGTGTATTTGTGGATCGTTGGCCGAAAAAAACGGTGCTGGTGGCGACGAATATTTGGCGGGGTATTCTGGTTTTAGCGATTCCTGTGCTGCTGTGGTTAACTCATGATTGGCAGCCATTGGGAATGTTGCCGATAGGTTTTTTAATTATTCTGGGTGTGACTTTTTTAGTATCGACACTGACACAGTTTTTCGCCCCAGCTGAACAAGCAGCAATTCCTTTAGTGGTGCAAGAACAGGATTTACTCTCCGCCAACTCTCTTTATACAACAACGATGATGGCATCGGTGATTGTTGGGTTTGCTGTGGGAGAACCGTTGTTAGCATTTGCTGGTCAACTTTGGCGACAACTGGGTGGTAGTGGTGGATTAGGTAGAGAAATTTTGGTGGGTGGAAGTTATGCGATCGCAGGGATAATTTTACTACTCTTAGTCACCAATGAAAAACCCCACGACCCCGCCACCGAATTTCCTCATGTTTTCGCCGATTTACGAGATGGATTGCGCTATCTCAAAGCCAATTATCGTGTCCGCAACGCCTTAGTACAACTGACCATCTTATTCTCTGTTTTTGCTGCCTTAACAGTTTTAGCAGTTCGCATGGCAGAAATAATTCCCCCTTTGAAAGCTTCTCAGTTTGGGTTTTTATTAGCAGCAGGTGGTGTGGGAATCGCTGGTGGTGCAACAATTCTTGGTCAATTTTGTCAACGCTTCTCCTACACTAGGCTGAGTCTTTGTGGTTGTCTAGGTATGGCAGCTGCTTTGATTGGTTTATCAATCTTTACAACACAGTTGTGGATTGTCCTAGTTTTGATAGCGCTGTTGGGTATTTTTGGTGCATTAATCGGTATACCCATGCAAACAACAATCCAAACAGAAACACCACCAGAAATGCGGGGAAAAGTTTTCGGTTTGCAAAACAATGTGATTAATATTGCTCTGTCCTTACCTTTGGCATTAGCTGGTGTGGCAGAAACTTTTGTGGGATTACAAGCAGTTTTCTTAGGATTAGCAGCGATCGTCTTCGCAGGAGGTATATTCACTTGGTACAACTCCCATCAGTAA
- a CDS encoding DNA cytosine methyltransferase: protein MSNNPCIFSFFAGSGLLDLGFETSGFNIVYVNEIFSPFIAAYRHSREVLNLPSPEYGYHEGEAADVSQLIQGLAAKRLWELVKDCRKSHNIIGFIGGPPCPDFSIGGKNKGVLGDNGQLSASYVELICHHQPDFFLFENVKGLWRTTKHRLFYESLKQRLQQAGYVLTERLINAIEYGVPQDRDRIILTGFHSNLIQDMGIQIGSNELLAEGYFPWNNHILYTQKEIFAYPWRKCELFKEDSIILPPDDIPQELTVEYWFRKNDVLNHPNTQHYFHPRAGITRFVAVDEGDVSKKSFKRLHRWRYSPTACYGNNEVHLHPYKVRRISVSEALAIQSMPANFILPENMSLTNMFKTIGNGVPYLASKALAQTIIDFLETKEWSPKEKVKKQLELPLEFS from the coding sequence ATGAGTAATAACCCTTGTATATTCTCATTTTTTGCAGGTTCAGGCTTGCTAGATTTAGGCTTTGAAACTAGCGGTTTTAATATTGTCTATGTGAATGAAATTTTCTCTCCATTTATAGCAGCCTACCGCCATTCAAGAGAAGTTCTAAATTTACCATCACCCGAATATGGATACCATGAAGGGGAAGCAGCAGATGTCAGCCAACTTATCCAAGGTTTAGCAGCAAAACGCCTGTGGGAATTAGTCAAAGATTGTCGCAAATCTCATAATATTATCGGCTTCATTGGCGGGCCTCCCTGTCCTGATTTTTCTATTGGCGGGAAAAACAAAGGAGTTTTGGGAGATAACGGTCAACTTTCGGCTTCCTATGTTGAACTCATTTGTCACCATCAACCAGATTTCTTTTTATTTGAGAATGTCAAGGGTTTATGGAGAACCACAAAACATCGTTTATTTTATGAATCACTCAAGCAAAGGTTACAGCAAGCAGGCTATGTATTAACTGAACGATTAATTAATGCTATTGAATATGGTGTACCTCAAGATAGAGACAGAATTATCCTGACTGGCTTCCACAGTAATTTAATTCAGGATATGGGAATACAAATTGGTAGTAATGAATTACTAGCTGAAGGTTATTTCCCTTGGAACAATCATATTTTATATACCCAAAAAGAAATTTTTGCCTACCCTTGGCGTAAATGTGAACTATTTAAAGAAGATTCTATAATTCTTCCCCCTGATGATATTCCTCAGGAATTAACTGTTGAGTATTGGTTTAGAAAAAATGATGTTTTGAATCATCCTAATACTCAACACTATTTTCATCCAAGGGCCGGTATTACAAGATTTGTGGCTGTGGATGAAGGAGATGTTTCTAAAAAGTCTTTCAAACGTTTGCACAGATGGCGTTACTCTCCCACAGCTTGTTACGGTAATAATGAAGTACATTTACATCCCTATAAAGTCCGCCGAATTTCTGTTTCAGAAGCATTAGCTATTCAATCTATGCCTGCAAATTTCATACTACCAGAAAATATGTCCCTCACCAATATGTTTAAAACTATTGGTAATGGTGTGCCATATTTGGCATCAAAAGCGTTAGCTCAAACTATTATTGATTTTTTAGAAACTAAAGAATGGTCTCCCAAAGAGAAAGTCAAGAAACAATTAGAGTTACCATTAGAATTTAGTTGA
- a CDS encoding CGLD27 family protein — MIKSSVSNCPVPSEQQPLNEYEELKIAWLFRDCTLNWRSYITKMLWIWGFSWIVAGPVAAASFPPHKYIAHFLLCSAAGASVGVILVLVRLYLGWFYISDRLFSATVFYEESGWYDGQTWIKPPELLNRDRLIVSYEIKPILRRLQFTFAGLAGMYLAGTIVWHLI; from the coding sequence ATGATCAAATCTTCAGTCTCTAATTGTCCCGTGCCGTCTGAGCAGCAACCGCTCAACGAATATGAAGAATTAAAAATAGCTTGGTTATTCCGGGACTGCACTTTAAATTGGCGCAGCTACATCACAAAAATGCTGTGGATTTGGGGTTTTTCGTGGATTGTGGCTGGGCCAGTGGCCGCAGCCAGTTTTCCGCCCCATAAGTATATCGCCCATTTTCTCCTCTGCAGCGCCGCAGGTGCGAGTGTGGGGGTGATACTGGTCTTAGTACGGTTGTATTTAGGCTGGTTTTATATCAGCGACCGCCTATTCAGTGCGACTGTATTTTATGAAGAATCCGGCTGGTACGACGGACAAACCTGGATCAAACCCCCAGAATTACTCAACCGCGATCGCCTCATTGTCTCCTACGAAATTAAACCGATCCTTCGACGCTTGCAATTTACCTTTGCTGGCTTGGCGGGAATGTATCTTGCTGGTACTATAGTTTGGCATTTGATTTAA
- the deoC gene encoding deoxyribose-phosphate aldolase — protein sequence MAADYPDIDIAPFIDHALLVPTATPEQVEQWCEEAYRFNFAAVCIHPAHVRLAVELLHGKNPQVCTVIGFPGGATTSAVKLYEAQEAVENGATELDVVINLGWLKAGKTEQVHKEIAEICEETGKTVKVILETNLLTDAEKKLAAELSMEAGAAFLKTGTGWNGGATVADVRLLKEVVRERVGIKAAGGIHTVSQALDLILAGATRLGTSRSIDLIRQRDNLEKGE from the coding sequence ATGGCAGCAGACTATCCGGACATTGATATTGCGCCATTTATCGATCACGCCCTGTTAGTGCCAACGGCTACCCCAGAGCAGGTTGAGCAATGGTGTGAAGAAGCATACAGATTTAATTTTGCGGCGGTTTGTATTCACCCCGCCCATGTGCGCTTGGCGGTAGAATTACTTCACGGCAAAAATCCCCAAGTCTGTACGGTGATTGGCTTTCCTGGAGGGGCGACAACTTCAGCCGTGAAGCTGTATGAGGCTCAAGAAGCGGTGGAGAACGGAGCCACTGAGTTGGATGTTGTGATCAACTTGGGCTGGTTAAAAGCTGGCAAAACTGAGCAGGTACACAAGGAGATTGCCGAAATTTGTGAGGAGACGGGAAAAACTGTCAAGGTAATTTTAGAAACTAATTTATTGACAGATGCTGAAAAAAAGCTGGCTGCAGAACTATCTATGGAAGCAGGCGCAGCATTCTTAAAAACCGGTACAGGTTGGAATGGGGGTGCGACAGTGGCGGATGTGCGACTTTTGAAAGAAGTGGTGCGAGAAAGGGTAGGAATTAAAGCTGCAGGTGGTATTCACACCGTGAGCCAAGCCCTAGACTTAATCTTAGCGGGTGCGACTAGATTAGGCACTTCTCGCAGTATCGATTTGATCCGCCAGCGCGATAACCTGGAGAAGGGTGAATAG
- a CDS encoding glycosyltransferase family 4 protein, which translates to MRIAWIGKKSPFCGNVTYSREITNALLDRGHEVSFLHFAQEEPQPDNWPNFQEVSLPFIYKSQVYTIPTFKATKVLTDSLREIKPDIVHASLTLSPLDFVLPEICEQLNLPLIATFHTPFAGKGAKLISGTQYLAYQLYAPFLGNYDRVIVFSQVQRDLLARLGVPEENIAVIPNGVDVAKYSPGTSQVKAQFAAKRLFVYQGRIAPEKNVEALLRAWKQSEMEFDSKLLIVGDGPLKPSLQPFYGIESGVIWLGFIADENRRIDILRGADVFILPSLVEGLSLSLLEAMSSGLACLATDVGADGEVLEKGAGVILSTKTVRSQLRTLLPLFQDHQELTTLLGHKARKRVQERYDLSKNISLLEKLYTEVLYQKPVQFSRGI; encoded by the coding sequence ATGCGTATAGCTTGGATTGGAAAAAAATCACCCTTTTGTGGCAATGTCACATACAGTCGAGAAATTACAAATGCCTTGTTAGACCGCGGACACGAAGTTAGTTTTCTCCACTTTGCCCAAGAAGAACCCCAACCTGATAACTGGCCAAATTTCCAAGAGGTTTCTTTACCCTTCATTTATAAGTCGCAAGTTTACACAATTCCTACATTTAAAGCGACTAAGGTATTGACCGATTCATTGCGAGAAATTAAACCAGATATCGTCCATGCTTCGCTGACTTTATCTCCTTTAGATTTCGTTTTACCAGAAATTTGTGAACAACTAAATTTACCCCTAATTGCTACTTTTCACACACCATTTGCAGGCAAAGGGGCAAAATTAATATCAGGAACACAGTATTTAGCATATCAACTCTACGCGCCTTTTTTGGGTAACTACGATCGCGTGATTGTTTTTTCCCAAGTTCAGCGCGACTTGTTAGCGCGTTTGGGTGTACCAGAAGAAAACATTGCTGTCATTCCCAACGGCGTAGATGTGGCTAAATATTCGCCAGGAACTTCTCAAGTGAAAGCGCAGTTTGCAGCTAAACGTTTATTCGTCTACCAAGGTAGAATCGCCCCAGAAAAAAACGTTGAAGCCCTTTTGCGCGCCTGGAAGCAATCAGAAATGGAGTTTGATAGCAAATTGTTGATTGTCGGTGACGGCCCTTTGAAGCCTTCCCTGCAACCATTTTATGGGATAGAATCTGGCGTAATTTGGTTAGGATTTATCGCCGACGAAAACAGGCGCATCGATATTTTGCGGGGAGCAGATGTATTTATTTTACCTTCCCTTGTCGAGGGATTATCCTTATCATTGTTAGAAGCGATGTCATCTGGATTAGCTTGTTTAGCAACAGACGTGGGCGCAGATGGAGAAGTATTGGAAAAAGGAGCAGGAGTAATTCTCAGCACAAAAACAGTGCGATCGCAATTAAGAACTCTCTTACCATTATTCCAGGATCATCAAGAGTTAACTACTCTCCTCGGACACAAAGCTAGGAAGCGTGTCCAAGAGCGATATGACCTCAGTAAAAATATTAGTCTATTAGAAAAACTATATACGGAAGTTCTGTATCAGAAGCCTGTACAATTCAGTCGTGGGATTTAG